CGACATAGAGGAAGAAAGGCCTGCAGATGGAGGGACGGGCTTGAGCGTTGAGGTCAAGGTCAGATGGCTGACCCACCACTTGGCTTCCACCCTGGGGAGCCTCATCCTTTGGGAAGGAACACCCCTCAGCTTTGCCTACTCCCTTATAACTGAGAGCCTCCCCGTGATCCacactgcctcagtttccccatgtccCCTCTTCTTCTGACCAGATCAACTTGAGCATCTGGAACCTTCTCCTCCACCCACACCCCAGCTGTTTGGGGACTCCAAGAATCCCAACCAAAGACTCTGGGATCTGCATCCAGTATTAACTGTCCAGAGGTCTGGCTGTGTGAGGACAGTAAGGGGGAGGGACCCTCCTCGCACCTGTTGTCCCGAGTCTGCAGGAATTTCCGGACCAGCAGTTTAATTCTAGTGATGTTCCGCCCCACCTGGAGGACAGAGCCATTCTCCTCCGTGTACGCAAAATCAAATGGGTACACCGTCTCCGGCCCCACGTGCTTCTTCCCAATGATGCCTGGAGTGGGGGAAATAGGCCTGTCCAGAGCCCCTTCGGTCTCCCACTCCCCTCTGCCCCCTTCTCTGCTCCCCAGGCCCTGTGTCTTGCTGTGGCCTCCAGGAGGGCAGCCGGGCCCTTGTTCTCGTGTGCCCATGGCCCAGCCAGGAGGCCCAGATTCCTTGGGGTCAAGTGCTCAGAGCAGGCAACACAGGGCCCATGGTGGCTCGGGACAAGGCCTTGCCCCTCTGGGGCAGGGAGGTAAGTTGCTGTCCTGCCCCTGTGGCTACACAAAGCCCCTCACCTGTGAGAACACCAGCTCGGCCCAACAGCAAAGGCAGGCTCTGCACCCGGTCGAAGGAGTTGAAGTGGTGGACATCCTGGTGCAAGCCATACATTCCGTTCTGATGCTGCCGGCAGAGATGCTGTGAGGCCGGGCGCCTCCTGGCAGCCAGggtcctgtcccccaccccacccccaacgcTTCTGCTCTCCCAGGCTCACCAGCCTGGCCCTTTGTAGGCCCCTGATTTAGAGTCCTCAGAGAGGTTTTCTCCATCTCTCACTCCCCGCCCAACAGGCCCACAGGTCCCTGCCATGGGACCACAGCAGGAAATACAATAGACTGGGAGAATGTACACTAAAATTAGGggtggcttttattttcttcttttcgtGTATCTgtacttttcaatttttctatcAAGAGCACACATCGTAGAGTGAAAACCACACCAACAGGCATCTTTTTATTAGCTGACTTTATTTTAGAGtgtaaaaaaaattgttgtaCGTGTTGCAAACTCAAACAGACTAGAGAGATGTAAGAAGGAAAAACCCTGTCCTTATTCCTGTGGCTCACTGCCCAGAGGTGAGCGTAGCCTACAGCTGCCTGATTAACCTTTCAGGAAGCTTCTGTGTACAGGCCACAGTCTCCTCTTTATGTAGGCCTCCTACTCACAGCCTCAGTCTCTCAGAAAGGGACGTACAGAGCATCCCCCCGATAAAATAACGCTGTGAGATAATACATCAGAAGTGCCCATGTACACCcaggttcacagcagcattattccaaCAACCAAAGGTGGAagaaacccaagtgtccactaatagagaaatagataaacaaaatacgCTCTATCCACaccatggaacattattcagccttgagAAGTAGTGAGGTATTGATGTGCTCGGGTGAAGCTTGGGGACATTATGCTCGGTGAAACCAGCCAGCCACAAAAaagcaaatactatatgattcacagagacagaaagttgaatggtggttgccagaggctggcgGAGCAGCGGGAatagggagttagtgtttaatggggacagagtttggggtgataaaaaagtcctggagatggatggtggtgatggttgcacaacaatgcgaatgtacttaacgccactgaactgcagccttaaaatagttaaaatggtaaatctttCATTACATATACATTAGCACAATAGAGTAAGTGCCTTAAATGGCAGCTTTTATTGTCACAAAAGCTCCTGGGACAATATCATGAAAAGAGTTAACACTGGGCTGTGCAAGTACCTGCCAGGCACCTTGCTGTGAGCTTTACCTATAGAGAGTTAACTTGGCCAATCCTATAGTAATCCCAGGAGTGAGGTATTACTATCACTccatcttacaggtgaggaaattgaggcacacagAGATAAGTGATTTGCTCACAGTCACACAGTGGTGGAGCAGGGCTGCACTTGGACCatttggctgggggtgggggagggaaggtgggcACATCCCCAGGGAGATCAGGGAGGGGTTCCCAGCAGCAGAGGCCTTGGGGGCTCTCCCTCCTCCTGAACCCCTGCTGCCCTCACCTGAGGCAGGCCAGTGAGGAGGCTGGCCCGGCTGGGAGAGCAGCTGCTCACGGAGGTGAAGGCATTGCGGAAGACAAGGCTCCGGCGGGCCAAGGCATCCAGGTGAGGGGTGGTGATGGCACTGTTGTTGTAGGCACCACTCTCAAAGCCTCCGTCGTCCgctgaggaaggagggagacatAGAGGACCTGATGAGCTGGGCTCAGAAAGAGCAGCATGTGGGAGTGAGAGAGACCTGGGTCCTGCTGCAGTGGCCTGGCAGTGATGCCCAGGCGGGTATGATACCTCTGTAGACTTGATATCACAAAGGTGTGATTCCCAAGTGGGAATGACCCAGTGGGCATGATATTCAGCAGGCTTGTTACTTGAGTGGGAATGCCACCAGGCATGTATGAAAACTGGGTGAACATGTTAGTAGGCAGGCATAAAACTCAGGGGAGCATGAGATCCAAGCAGGCATGATTCGGCAGTCCTGGGCTCTGCAGACATGCCTGAGGATGTGGATCCACGTGCCGGTTCTCTGCCAATGCCCCTGAGATAGGGGGATTTGAAGGGAGCCGCTCTGTAGAGTGCTGTTTAAGTTACAATTAGCAGAAGGACCTGCCCCAGACCACAAAGTTAATCAGAAAGAGTGGCCCTGGCAGACAGCCAGAcctcaaaagaggaaaaaatcagGTTGCCTTGTGATAGCTGGGCTCTGGTTACCCAAGCAGGAAGTCTCGTGAACAACAGGGCGCTAGAGGAACTTGGGGTTTCACGGAGGTGGGGAGGGCCGGGGGAGAAGGCaggcaggcgggcgggcgggtgggtgggtgggggctgctcCCTTCAGCCAGGAGAAAGAAAGTTGAGCCACAGTGCTCTGGGGTCTGAAAAGGGAAGGGAAACGGGGTTATCACTGCTGGGGAGAAGATGAGAGATCCAGGGCACCCTGCTGGTCTCTGAGGACTTGGGCACCAGCCACTCTTCTGGCATCCCCTCTGCGATATGTGGAAAGCCGCCCAGCCTCCCGAGGTGAGTGGGGACCGCAGGCTTAGCCCTGGCTGTTCTGGTCACGGTTCGGGGTACAGGGTCAGGACCGGGGGCAGGAATGGGGTGTGAATGCTGGGGCCGACCCCTCCAGACCCCACAGTGGACAGGGCCGCCTCTGCTTGCCTCTACAAGCAGCCGACCACGAAGAGTCTGGGGCCAGCAAAAAGAGGAGTCGGGGAATGAACGGCAATGGGGCCTGCAGGGCACGGAGGGTTAGCGCTGGCCGCTTCTGGGCTTGACAGCCGGCGGCGGTGGAGGGCGGTGCCCGGGGTGCCGGCGGGTCGGAACTTACCGAGGATCAGCAGCACGTTTCGGGGGCGCGCCCGGTGCACACAACAGAGACCCACTACGAGGAGCAACACCCAGCAGGCCGGCCCGGAGCTGCACATAGCGGCGGCTCCGGCCGGGCGCCGCCCCGCGGTCACGTGAGCACTAGCTCTCCCGCCCCCACCCTCGGTCACGTGCACATCAGGACCCGCCCAGGACCCGCCCCGGCTCCGGCTCCCGCTCCCCCTACCTCTGCGGTTCTTGCAGACCCGCTGCGGAGACGACGGGAGACCCCGAGCTGTGGTGTCCGGTGAGTGCGTGGCTGACGGCGGCGGGGCCCGGGGTCGAGTGCTCAAGTTGCCAGGGCACGGGCCGGGGTCGCTGGTGGGCGGCCGACGTGGGGGGGGCGGCAAGTGGTCCGAGGGTACGGGCGCGTCCCGCGGGGACCCCGCTCCCTACCCACCTCATCCCCACCCAGGTCCCCGCCATCGTCCGCCTTGCTGGGGCCGGCAGGTCACGGACCGGCAGACGGTGTGGGGTCCCCGCCCGTAGACCCCAGCGTCCGGGGCAAGCGGCTTCGGGGGTGGGGGGCCGGTTCTGTGCAGAGCAGCCCCACCGGGGCTGGGGGTGGTTTGGGACGGGCTTTGCGCGCCAGGAGCACCAGGACCCTAGAGGATGAGCACCAGGACCCTAGAGGATGCGCGCCGTGAATTACTGGGGGAGCCTCTGACGTTCTTTCAGAACCAACTAGAATATCTAAGGCTCCTCTAAGGATATAGACGCCACAGGTGGGGGTTGGGGTGATGCGCAGCTTCAGGATGGGAGCCCTCCCACCACCGCAGCGCCGCAGTCTGCCGTAGTGGGTGGAGCCTGCTCTGCTGCGCACTTGGAAAACCTCAGGGCCTCCAGTCACCCCACCCACTCCTCGCCGGCTACGTGTGGGTATCTCCGTGGGCCTGCTTTTCTCTGCACTGCTCCCCGTTAAATTTCCTGGGGGGgggaataaaaaaaggaaacagattctcttggGAGGAGAAACCTTGAGTCTAATTAGTGATTAGTGTTTGAATTTCTCAGTGAGAAATCATTAGTGTTTGAATTTCTCAGTGAGAAATCATTAGTGATTAGTGTTTGAATTTCTCAGtgagaaatcatttattttttctggccAGAGTCGATGGAGGAAGAGAAGGCACCTAGGGTCTGGGCAGGTGGGGTTCAGGGAGAGCAGTCGGTGGCGGGGGGCACTCCACCTTTGGTTGACGCCTTCTCTGCACAGGCTGTTGGCTTCCTGACTCAGATCAGCAAGGTGAGGGGAGATTTAACGCATCTAGCTCCACCCCCCTGGGTGAGAAGAGACCGATTGCGCATCTCCTGATGTCCCTGGACCTCACCCTCACTCTCACCCTATTGCTGGGTTTTCTGAAGCCCAGGCACTGACTGCTGGTCTGtgtccccccccaaccccgactCTTCCTAGACATGTCATCTACTATGAAGCCGCCCAAGGGCTTTGCCCCGATGTCCTGCTGCTGGTCCACTGCGACCATGCAGAAGAGGCTGCCTTTCCTGGCCTGGCTGCCTGACTACACCTGGCACGCACTGAAGATGGACTTCATCGCTGGGATCTCAGTCGGGCTCACAGTCATTCCCCAGGCTCTGGCCTATGCCGAGGTGGCTGGACTCCCTCCCCAGGTGAGATGTGTGCCCTTGCTGCCCACCACATCCCTTCGCCTTAGCCTGACCCCACTCCAGGCCTTAGTGCTCACCCAGGAGCAGAGTAGAAATGCATGCATAGTGTTCCCTCCAGACAAGGGGGCACCCTGGGCTCCAGTCCCATGGGGCCCAAGAAGCCTTAGTTTACAACCTGGAGCGTGTGACTGCCTTTGGGCAGACGCGTGCTCCTGTAACCCCTCTTGTCATGCTTGTCACACACAGGCACCAAGCTAGTTCTGGACTGCCTGATGGGGCCAGTGGGATGACTCACTCTGGCTTTAAGAATGCTTT
This window of the Balaenoptera ricei isolate mBalRic1 chromosome 20, mBalRic1.hap2, whole genome shotgun sequence genome carries:
- the SGSH gene encoding N-sulphoglucosamine sulphohydrolase isoform X3 — encoded protein: MCSSGPACWVLLLVVGLCCVHRARPRNVLLILADDGGFESGAYNNSAITTPHLDALARRSLVFRNAFTSVSSCSPSRASLLTGLPQHQNGMYGLHQDVHHFNSFDRVQSLPLLLGRAGVLTGIIGKKHVGPETVYPFDFAYTEENGSVLQVGRNITRIKLLVRKFLQTRDNRPFFLYVAFHDPHRCGHSQPQYGAFCEKFGNGESGMGQIPDWTPQTYNPKDVQVPYFVPDTPAARADLAAQYTTISRMDQGIGLVLQELRGAGVLNDTLVIFTSDNGIPFPSGRTNLYWPGTAEPMLVSSPEHPKRWGQVSEAYVSLLGPPESHHSRPAHGLVQGPASLLLPGALGAL